The genomic window GCCTTCCAAAACGCTCGGATTGACAACCTCCGGCATCTCGCGCGGCAATTGGGTGGCAATCGAAAAATCAATCAAATAAACTTGCTGCGTCGTGGGCGCAATAAGAATATTGGCCGGCTTAATATCTTTATGAATAATCCGATTTTCGTGGAGACGCGCAATCGCCGCCGCTAACTGAATCGCTACCGCGAGAAAATCCGCAATTGTCGCTGGATTAGCACTGGCCGGCGACATTGCCTCCAACAACTGCACACCGCCCACATCTTCCATCACTAACATATAGCCCTGACGATAAGGCTCCAGCGCTAACGGTGTGAGCACACCGGCAATATCCAGCGACTGTGTAATCACAAACTGATTGCGAAACTGGACTAGCTCCGCAAAACTCGGATATTCGTCATGCAGTAATTTCAGGACAACAGCCACTTGATCCGCCACTCGCACTGCCCGATAGACCAACGTCCGTGATCCGGTATATATCGGCTGTATATGCTGATAGCCAGGCAAGTCAATTGTCATACGGCATCGTCGAGTATAGAGAGCATATCCGCGATCATCTTGGAGGATGACACCAATGGAGCAGGGGCAGACAAGTAGTCAAATCTACTTATAAAACAACATGCCCCAAAGGTGCTTCAAGTTACCATGAAAGCTAGAAAGGATGAAATCAATGCGGCGATTAGCAGCAAGGCCTCCAACCAACTTGAGTGCGCGATCGACAAATTAACGCGAATGCTTCTTGTAGTAGACTGATGAACAAGCTGAATCGGGCAGATTTAGTGAATGCGTTGCCACATAAAGTCAGTTATTTTGACGATCGCCATACCGTTAACTAAGTCACTGTGCGAGTTGCCAATTTATCCATGGGGCGAATTTATTTTGCCAAACGCCTCCCAAAAATTACTGATTTTTCAGTCCCACACACACGGTCAAGTTCAGGGCGCGCCTTACCTACCGAACATTTGCCACAGGTACTTGGCTCTCCGCGTCAGCCTGGGACTGTGCCGGCAGATTCGCCACTGGGCGATCGCGCCACAGATACCACAGCCGCAGCAATACCATTAGAAAAAAGACCGTATGCAGCACTTTGGTCGTCAACACATCGAACTGCAACAGAATCCAGCGTGGCTGCAGTCCCATAAACGCCGGTGCACCCACAGACCAAAGATAGGCCATTAACACCAAATGTCCTTGGCGCTTCAACCGACCCAGCGAACGCTGCCAAGCCAACGGCAACCAAGGTTCAATCAAGCCATAGCCATCCATTCCCGGCAACGGCACCAAACTTAATCCAAAAGCCACCAGTTCCAGCCAAAACCAGCTCACTAAAATCGGACTGGAACGCCCCCCGGCCAACATCAGCCCCAGCACGAGTAACAAACTCAATGTAGTCAGCGGCCCAGCCGCCGCCACCCAAGTCCGATGCCGTCGATCGGGCAATTGGCGATGACTCACTTGAATCATGCGGGCCGGTAATGGCAGGCTTAACAACAACATGGAGCAACTCGGCCAAATCCAAGTCTGCCAGCCATAGGCCTGCTGCAACGGATTGATTGACAGACGCTGCTGCTGACGCACGTGCGAAGTCACTAAACGATACCGCACCACCGTATGGGCCAGTTCATGCAGCCATCGTCCCCCCAGCCACAATCCAAAAATCAGCCAAGAGTATCCAGATATAGATAAAGTCATCGCGTAGCCCAGCCATCCACTTTTGCAAGGGAGAACACATCTCTAGAATCGCGGAAAACACGGAGGTGATCTTCAGTCATCTGGCGGATTAACCCCTGAAACTTACGAAAACTCACTAAATCAATAATCGAGGCAAGGTCCAAATTCTAACTGCAGCAATCATAATTCAGCGATTCAACGTAGGATTTTTTATCCTCCGTTAAAAACTTGACGCCAAACGAATATGTGCCAATTGAAGTTAATCTTCTCATTGAAGTTAATCGCTGCTTTACGGCAGCAAGCTCACCAAGGCTTCCAGCAACATTTGATTTTGCTCATCCGTCCCGACCGTAATGCGTAACTTATCACTCAACCCTGGCTGACTAAAATACCGCACCAAAATCCCTCGTTCTTTTAGGGCCAAATAAAGCGTTTCAGCATCAGTCGGGGGCGTCACCAGAACAAAGTTACCGTGCGATTCCCGCACCGTAAACCCTAATTGCTTCAGGTCAACCGCCAACTGCGATCGATTAGCTTTGACTTTTTCCGCGCAGGTCTTTTTATAATCCTGATCAAGCATTGAGGCCGTGCCCACATGAATTGCCAACGCATCCACGTTATAGCTGTCTTTCACCTTAAACATCCCCGCCAATAACGGCGGTTGGGCAATCCCAAAACCCAGTCTCAGTCCGGCTAAGGAATATCCCTTCGACATGGTCCGCAACACGATCACATTCTCAAATTCACGCACCAACGCCAGCGCCGAGCCAGACGCAAAGTCAACATAGGCTTCATCCACGGCCAGCACACCATTTAATCGGCTGGCTAATTCGCGCAGTTGATCCGTATCGACCAAGTGCCCCGAGGGACTATTCGGCGAAGCAATAAATGTAATCGCGCCCTGCGCCTCAACCAGCGCCTCGATCGGCAACTCAAAGTTATCGCTGTAGGGGACCTCTAAAATTTCCGCTGGCTGCATCGCTGCCAGCGTCTTATACAGCACATAGGTCGGGGTCGGATACACAATTTTACGCTCACGCCCCTCGGCACAAGCCCGCACCAACATATTCAAAACATCATCGCTACCGTTACCGACAATGATCCAGTCGGTCGGCACATCCAGCACCTGACTCACAGCGCTACAAAAATCACGGGCATAGGGATCAGGGTAACGGCGTAGCCACTCACCATCGATTTGGTGCAGGATCGCCATCGCCTTGGCTGAGGGCGGATAAGGATTTTCATTCGTATTGAGCTTAATGATTTTTGTGCCAGGCTTTGGCTGTTCGCCCGGCACATAACCAGTCATTGCATCAACGGCGGGACGAAAGAAACTGCGCATGAATCTACGGCCATAAGTGAAATTAAGGAATCTAATTGTAAGTCAATTTCTCCATGTCCAAGGCCGACCAATGCTGAAAATATTGCACAGAAATCACAGGACCAAATGTTGAATTTTTGAGGCATAGGGGAAATCTAAGTAAATCCTTCTGTCGTTGTGGATTGAAACATTACATCATTCGATGTGATCGCCACATCAAAGCCTCTGTCAGGGCTAGCTCCATTCATTTTCACTGCATTCGCTAGACACCCCCTGATTTTCTCCCCCATGTATCACCAGGCAGCGCCATCGACGCCCTCTCGCATCACCAGCATCCCCACGTGGGGCAGCGCACCAACACCGATTGCGGTGATCGAGCATCCCGTAGACACCCTGCGTCAACAGCTGGATGAACTCCCCACAAATCAGCTAGAAACGGCACTCCGCTTTGCCAATGAACAACTGCAGGCAGCGGGCATCCGACTCTATATTCCCGGCAATGACACCATCTATCGCCTTGGTAATCAACCACAGCGGCTCGATGATGGTAGCGATCGCCCCGTCGAACAACATTTACTGTGGCAACAATTTCTCAAATCCGGCCACATGAACCAGTCTGGAGACGCCGATCTATCGAGCGAACACACCTGGGTCATTCACAATGTCTCCTACGAATTTCGCCTGCGCAGCTTAGCAAGAGCCTTTAAGCCCGCCGCAATTGAGCATGTCATGATCGTGCCACTGTGGCATGAGCAACAGCAAATCGGCAGTATGAGCGTATTTCGCGATGCCAGCCAACCACGTTGGTCCTTGGAGCATGTCGTTCTCGCACAACAATTCGGTCAAGCATTCGCTCGCTCAATTTATGACCACCAACTGGTCAAATCGGTCCACAGCCTCAATCAAACCCTGACAACCCGCACAGAAGAACTCCAACAAGTCGTTAACTACCAAGACACACTGGCGGCGGTCATCAACAAAATTCGGGCCTCGATCGACCTCGAAACCATCTTCTCAACCACCGTCGAAGAGATTTATCGCCAGCTTCAAGCCGATCGAGTCGTCGTCTATCGGTTCAAACCGGACTGGAGCGGCGAATTTCTTGCCGAAGCGGTTGGCGCACGTTGGGTTCCGCTCAAAATCGCCCAGACGCAACCCGAACAAAGTGCGTTGACCAAACCCGATCGTTGCTTAGTACAGAGCTTCCTCGACGCCCCGGTCAATAATCTCGATCACCATTTACAATCCGAGCAAGGTGGCGAATATAATCAATCGCGCCAAGTCAAGCAAGTCAATGATATTTACAACCGCAACTTCCCAGATTGCTATATGGAAGTGTTGGAGCAATATCAATGTCGGGCCTATTTAACGGCCCCCATCTATCTGGGTGAGCAACTCTGGGGATTACTGGCCATCTATCAAAATTCTGGCCCGCGACAGTGGCGACCCAGCGAAGTCTCACTCATCCAACAAATCTCTGAACAGTTAGGCGTAGCGATTCAACAAGCCGAACTGCTCAAAATGCAGCAAAATCAAGCCGCCGAACTGGCAGAAACACTGACTGAACTGACTCGGACCCAAGCTCAAATGCTGCAAACGGAAAAAATGTCGAGTTTAGGTCAACTCACGGCCGGATTAAGTCATGAAATTAATAATCCAGTGACGTTTATCCACAGTAATCTTAGTCATTTAGGACAATACTTCAAAGACCTGATCGCCACGGTTGAGCTGTATCAGAAGTACCATCCCCAAACCCATCCGATCGTCCAAGGCTACCTCGATCAGATCGACCTAGCCTTTCTCCAACGCGACATTCCCAAGGTATTGAGTTCGATGGAACATGGCACCGAACGGATCAGCGATGTCATGCTCTCACTCCAAAATTTCTCCCGCTTGGACGAGGAAGGAATTAAGGCAATTGATCTGCATGAGGGGATTGATAGCGTCATCCTGATTTTGCAACATCAATGTCGTGCCCGTGATGGCCAACCAGCGATTTTAGTGCAGAAACAATATAGCCGTTTACCAGAAGTTGAATGCGACGGCAGTTTGATGAATCAAGTTTTTATCAATCTGATGAGTAATGCGATCGATGCCTTACGCGCACATGATCAGCAACGCACCGACATCGCAATTGCCACACATCCCAGCCAAATTTGCATTACCACAGCCATTTCCGAACTTGACGGTAAACCCGCCGTACGGGTGACAATCCAAGATAATGGACCTGGCATTCCCGAGCATATTCAGCGTCGTATTTTCGACCCATTTTTCACCACCAAAGAGATCGGGGAAGGTAGCGGCCTCGGTCTATCGATTAGTCACCATATTGTGGTCGAGAATCATCAAGGCAAACTGCATTGCAAATCGAGCAGTGGCAACGGCACCACTTTCGAAATTGAAATCCCAGTGCAGGCCGAGTCGGTCTGTCGTTTGCCAAAATCAACCCCGATCACAGCCAACCTAGGTTAATGCCAGTGTTTTCAGATCTTTTTGCAACGCCGTGGCCCATCGAGCGGCCAGATCAATCTGGGTAAATGGCACATTCACGGGTTCCTGCGCGGCTTTACGCAAGAATTTCAAGGCGATCTTCTTGCCTTGAGTCGGAGGATTTTGCCAATCACTGACGACACCATCCACGACGAGCTGAATTTTTTCGACATCCCGTAGTGAGAACGTTTGGATATCTTTCGGTGCCGATCGATCCGGTACCCCCCAGGTCATCTCCATCCCCGACTGTCCTAAAACGGCACGAATATCGTATTTCGCGCGATCAAAGGATGTCGCCCATACTTTATAGGCTTCAAGTTTCGTGTATTCGTTCCAACCGGCCCAAGCTAAGCCAAAAAATAGGCCTAACAATGGCAACCACAGCAAACCCCGTTCCATTTGCTTCCTCACAGAATTCATTAAACCAATTGTAGTTCTAGTGTAAGGGGTGATTGACCGGGCACCTTCGTCACCGGCGCCATCATCACTTTAATGCCAACGAATAATTTGTCCCGCTCTCAGCGATCGCACTGTCCCGTCTGGTAAGCGCAATTGATAGCCACCCTGCCAATCGAGTCCTAAACCAATGCCCATCATCTCCTCAACCCCGATCTTGACCGTAATTGTGCGATCGCGGAGTAGATCTCGCTGGTTAACTGCGCGGACCCAGTTTGTCGTCAATGGGGCAGCGGACGGCAACTGCTTCAACTCCGCCACCAACTGCAGTAGCGCGGATCGCAGCGGCGCGAGTAATGACATGACATCTGGAACAACTGATAGGACTTCATGCAAACTGATCACACGATCATGCAACGCAGTCTGGCTAAAATCGGCCTGCCGATTCAGCCCGATCCCAACAATAACCGTTGTCTGATTATCTCGATGCGACGGCGTTTCTGACAAAATACCGGCCAGCTTTCGACCATCTAACCAAACATCATTCGGCCACTTGATTTGCAATCGCTGCGCCAAACTCGGCGCATGCGCCTCCAACATCTGCACAACCGCCAGACCCACCAATACGCTGAGATAACTCAAGTGCGGGCGCGGCAGGTCGCGCAATATAAAACTCGCAGTCAATACTCCTTCCGGCGCCATCCAATGCCGTCCCCACTGCCCCCGTCCCGCCGTCTGATGTGACGTAAAAACGACATCGCCATGGGATAAACCGGCCAGATGCTCCAAGGCCCAAGTATTGGTACTCGGACAGGTGGGACGCAAACGTAACCAATCAGGGTGATTCATAACATAAGCGGGTAGCGGGAATCGAACCCGCAACTAAAGCTTGGGAAGCTTTCGTTTTACCACTAAACTATACCCGCGCGAAAAGCACTACACACTATTCTAGCAGAAGCACTTCCAACCAGCACTCGGTTACGGATACTGAATCATATCGGGCCGCACACGCAGTCGCACCGCGATCGCCGTGATATTGTCATGACCATTGTACTGATTCCCTAAGTCAATTAGCTGGCGCACACCTTGCTCTAACCCCAACTGCGAATTCAACATTGGCTCCAACGTCGTTGGCCAACATTGCTCCAGCAAATCATTATCCGTCAGACCATCAGAAGCCAACACAAACAGGGTGTCTTCCGATAATTCCATAAACGTGATACCTGGATCCACAAATTGATTATCCCGCGGCCCTAACGCCTGGGTCAGCTGATAGGCATCCGGTCGGGCGTAGGCTTCATCCGGCGCAGTTCCCTTCTGAATTTCTCGCTGTCCGACTTCATGATCAGTCGTCAACTGATTTAATCCTTGCTTCCGGCTGAAGTTATAGACCCGGCTATCCCCAACATGGGCGATCGCTACCTGATTGCCACAAACAAACATCATCACCAATGTGGTGCCCATTCGGCCATTACCCATCCGGGCGGCATCCAAATTCTGACGATAGATTTTGTCATTCGCTGCATGAATTGCAGCCACAATCGTTGATTGATCAGGCAAGCCCCAGATATCCGACCCATACCAAGACTGACGCAGCTCCTCCTGTAAGGTCTCAACCGCCATCCGACTCGCAACTTCTCCCCCAGCATGGCCGCCCATGCCATCGCACAAAACGTATAGCCCCTTTGCCTTTGCCTGAGCCATCGTTGGGTATTGTTGCTGATCCATGACCAGCGTTACCCCAAAATAATCCTCATTATGTTCTCGCTGCTGCCCCACATCGGTCAGGGCCGCCGCCCCCAAATCAACCAGCTGCATTGGCAGGACGATCGTCGGCATGTCATCGACTTCATCCGGCGGTAGCGGCGGATGAATCAACGTTTGCGGCATTTCCGATGCGTTATCATCCGGCGCATCCACAGGATTCACCGGCTCAATTGGGTTTACCGGCGGGACAACTGGCTCTGGGGGGTTCGGCAACGATTCTGGTAGCTGCGACGACTCAGTATTATTAGACTCAGAAATCATACGTTACTTAAATCAGATAGTAGATTGACGATTACAGTCAAAGCAGGCCAAAGTTGACATTGGATAAGGTGCAATTGAGAACTCGATTCTAGCAAGGCTTGCCTGATTTCGAAGTCTGATCAGCAAATCTACCAAACTTTTTGCATCCAGCTTGCCATCTATAGTAGAACCAATCGCTCCAACGATGTCGATCGGCGGATTATCAGCGCCCACCATTGACCCACAAATCCAACGATCGTTCGGCAACTCACAAGCGCTAAGCGAGAATTCCCCAAATCACCGCATCATCGGCGCTAATATATAGAATGGATTGACTGTTAGCGAGCCCCACGAGCGAAAGAAACATGACCACGGCAGCCCCAACAAAAACTCAGTACGAACCCGTCATTGGCCTCGAAACCCACTGCCAGCTGAGTAC from Romeriopsis navalis LEGE 11480 includes these protein-coding regions:
- the hisC gene encoding histidinol-phosphate transaminase, which codes for MRSFFRPAVDAMTGYVPGEQPKPGTKIIKLNTNENPYPPSAKAMAILHQIDGEWLRRYPDPYARDFCSAVSQVLDVPTDWIIVGNGSDDVLNMLVRACAEGRERKIVYPTPTYVLYKTLAAMQPAEILEVPYSDNFELPIEALVEAQGAITFIASPNSPSGHLVDTDQLRELASRLNGVLAVDEAYVDFASGSALALVREFENVIVLRTMSKGYSLAGLRLGFGIAQPPLLAGMFKVKDSYNVDALAIHVGTASMLDQDYKKTCAEKVKANRSQLAVDLKQLGFTVRESHGNFVLVTPPTDAETLYLALKERGILVRYFSQPGLSDKLRITVGTDEQNQMLLEALVSLLP
- a CDS encoding biotin--[acetyl-CoA-carboxylase] ligase gives rise to the protein MNHPDWLRLRPTCPSTNTWALEHLAGLSHGDVVFTSHQTAGRGQWGRHWMAPEGVLTASFILRDLPRPHLSYLSVLVGLAVVQMLEAHAPSLAQRLQIKWPNDVWLDGRKLAGILSETPSHRDNQTTVIVGIGLNRQADFSQTALHDRVISLHEVLSVVPDVMSLLAPLRSALLQLVAELKQLPSAAPLTTNWVRAVNQRDLLRDRTITVKIGVEEMMGIGLGLDWQGGYQLRLPDGTVRSLRAGQIIRWH
- a CDS encoding GAF domain-containing sensor histidine kinase → MYHQAAPSTPSRITSIPTWGSAPTPIAVIEHPVDTLRQQLDELPTNQLETALRFANEQLQAAGIRLYIPGNDTIYRLGNQPQRLDDGSDRPVEQHLLWQQFLKSGHMNQSGDADLSSEHTWVIHNVSYEFRLRSLARAFKPAAIEHVMIVPLWHEQQQIGSMSVFRDASQPRWSLEHVVLAQQFGQAFARSIYDHQLVKSVHSLNQTLTTRTEELQQVVNYQDTLAAVINKIRASIDLETIFSTTVEEIYRQLQADRVVVYRFKPDWSGEFLAEAVGARWVPLKIAQTQPEQSALTKPDRCLVQSFLDAPVNNLDHHLQSEQGGEYNQSRQVKQVNDIYNRNFPDCYMEVLEQYQCRAYLTAPIYLGEQLWGLLAIYQNSGPRQWRPSEVSLIQQISEQLGVAIQQAELLKMQQNQAAELAETLTELTRTQAQMLQTEKMSSLGQLTAGLSHEINNPVTFIHSNLSHLGQYFKDLIATVELYQKYHPQTHPIVQGYLDQIDLAFLQRDIPKVLSSMEHGTERISDVMLSLQNFSRLDEEGIKAIDLHEGIDSVILILQHQCRARDGQPAILVQKQYSRLPEVECDGSLMNQVFINLMSNAIDALRAHDQQRTDIAIATHPSQICITTAISELDGKPAVRVTIQDNGPGIPEHIQRRIFDPFFTTKEIGEGSGLGLSISHHIVVENHQGKLHCKSSSGNGTTFEIEIPVQAESVCRLPKSTPITANLG
- a CDS encoding serine/threonine phosphatase, which translates into the protein MISESNNTESSQLPESLPNPPEPVVPPVNPIEPVNPVDAPDDNASEMPQTLIHPPLPPDEVDDMPTIVLPMQLVDLGAAALTDVGQQREHNEDYFGVTLVMDQQQYPTMAQAKAKGLYVLCDGMGGHAGGEVASRMAVETLQEELRQSWYGSDIWGLPDQSTIVAAIHAANDKIYRQNLDAARMGNGRMGTTLVMMFVCGNQVAIAHVGDSRVYNFSRKQGLNQLTTDHEVGQREIQKGTAPDEAYARPDAYQLTQALGPRDNQFVDPGITFMELSEDTLFVLASDGLTDNDLLEQCWPTTLEPMLNSQLGLEQGVRQLIDLGNQYNGHDNITAIAVRLRVRPDMIQYP